The genome window GCTATCAAGTCACACAAGAAAGCACAAAGCACctcaaaatttagaaataaccAAAGCCCAGGAACAAACGTGACTGCCGCAAGAGCTTACAATCTAGGCCCTAATTCTCGTGTGAGAGCACCTTCCAAATGAAAACTACTTCCCCAAACAAAAACATTGAACGGTCGGAACTTGTTTTGAGGTCATCCACCACAGACCATAGCAGAAACGTAGTGTAAGTGAGGACAGAGTGTagacagaggaaaaaggagaaaacaaaaggcTCTCTGGTTTCAGCTTCTCAAGGATGTCAGCCAATCTCCATCAGTTGACCAGAATCCGCTGGCTGGAAACCTGAAGCCCAGATGGGAGGAAATCATCGTTAAGAGGTTAAAATCCTGAAGAAAAACAGCAACCAACGCCCCTCACCAACCCGACCATGCgaggtgccccctcccccactccagtcTTCCAGCAAATTCTGAGATCGTCCCGGAACGgccttccctctccacccccttccTCAGTGGCCCCTCGCGTGACTTAGTTTCCCAACAAGCCCGCACGACTGTCGTCCTCCAAGAAACCGTTACTCTGGGCCCCAACCGGACACACGCCCACCACCTTCTCTGCCAACTACCCTGGCGACCCACCCCGCCGACCCGGGTGCGAGCCGGGCTCGCGTTCActtccccgccccgcccccagtccCCCCagccgccccgccgccgccccgcctCACCGCCCGCGCTCCTTCAGGACGACTCGCTTCTCTCTATCCGCCGCACCAGCTCCACCAGCATCTCTGCCATCTTCGCGATCTCCTTGGCCTTCTCCTCGGCCTTCTCGCATCTCTTGGCCGCCCTGCCGTCCACGCCGTCGCCGGGGTTCTGCAGATGGTTGAGGGCGCTCTCCTCCGAGGCCTCCACCTGCGTTTTGATCTGGATGAGCATATTGTCCATCTCCCACAGCTTGCTTCTGTTCCGCAGGTAGGCTCTGCCGTGCTCCCGCGTGAGGGCCGCGATGTCCTCGCGCATCTCGTTGATGACGGGCAGGAGGAACTGCTCGAAGTCCTCCTCGGGCTCCAGCACTTCCACCTCCTCGGGCTCCGCCAGCTCGACGATGTCCAAGGGCCGCATTCTCGCCGCCTCTCCGAACCGCGCTGCCGACGTCTGCTGCGGAGAGAAAATGGAGACTCGCTAGGCTTACCGACAGACTTCCAgaatattctttaaaacttttaccctttttaaaCTTTTCGCCTCACAGAAGCCACGGAAACGAGCGACTTACGAGCAGAGAAGCCGCGAACAAAATGGAGTCCCAGCCGTCAACCAGCGCCCTGCGCGTTGCGGCCCCTTTCACGACACGGCCCTGCCTCTTTACGGCCACGCCTCTCGTAGAACGAGGCGCGGGCCGCGCGCCCGTCaacggggcggggggcggggcaaTACGCCCCGTGGCCGCGAGCGCGCACGTATACGCGCACGCTCTTCATCCTTTCCCTCTTACCTGTGTGGTTTGATCCTCTGTCACTCTGATTTTGGGGTGATTCCTTCTGGGTGTACCTTCCTCTTGGAGGGTTTCTGGAGCACTGAGTTACACATTTTTAGGTTATAAGTACGATCTTCCTACAATAAGCAAAGATAGAAAGGCTGTGGCATTTCCAGACTATCTCCAATAGCCCCTTCGGCTTTAGTAGGCAGCCAGACCCAGACCCGTCTCAACTGGCTGAAAGGTTAGTTTTCCTTTTTCGAATTACAGTCGAAAATGTCTGGGTGTCATTTCCCCCAGGGACGgagactcccccacccccccactccaggGTCCTAGGCCGTGTGTGGTACCTTCATCCTGAGGCCCCACCAGACCCAAAACTCAGAGGAGGTGAAGAGGGTTTTTCGGGCTAGTCTTCACACCTTTTACCTAGTTGAGGGTTCCCCCGGAGTCGTCTTACTCAGCTCTGTGTCCCCGAAGCCCTGAGCAGAGTCCGGCACACAGTAAGCTTGCTTTAACATTTGCtacaattttaataaaagaagttaATTTACTAGCCTGTTGACCCATTCACAAAACAGCAAAAACGTGAGGAATCCAGCTTGCCCAAGTGCCTTTGGCTTCTGTTTTCCTGTCCATTAAATGGAACCAAATCCTAGTTATTGAGTATGGCACAGTTAAGAAGGAAATAGTcataaaaatgctttgtaaatagcaaacatacacacatgtgaagtccttatattttaaacatttctcagGATTTTAATATTTCGGCTGCTCTATTAAAAATCCAACTTTTGGTCTTCCTTGGTATATCAGAGGCAGCTAGCTCATAAGTGTTTTTGTATGCATAAAATAAGTGGTtcaaacaacaatgagataccactacacccTTGTTAAAAAGCCCCAAATGCAGAAGACAGACACCACTAAATGCTGGTGAGGAAGTGAAGCAACACTTGTTCCTTGCTAGTgcaaatgcaaaatggtacagcatcaccttggaagacagtttggcagtttcttacaaaactaagcatACTCTTCCTATATGGCCCAGCAgttgtgctccttggtatttctACAAATGACCTGAAAACggacatccacacaaaaactttcGCATAGATGGGTATCGCCCCTCTATTCATACTTGCCCGAACAGGGGAGGATTTAAGGGattttttaatagatgaatggaaaaataaactggTAATTCAGAGAGTGGAGCATTATTTGGCTCCATGAAAATGAATAAGGGGAAACCTCACTAAAACTAAATCAGGAGGTTCTGCAGAGGGAGATTTTATGGCCTCCAGTCAAGAGCAAATCCAACAGGAAGAGGCATAAGGAACCTTGCAGGTAGATACTATTTCAGCTACTACATGACTATCCTTAGCAGGAGGATGATGGGCTTACTACTTCTCTAGCAATAGTCCAGCCAATAAGGAGCTGCTGtacttggagcacctggatggctgagtggtttgagcctttgcctttggctcaggtcatgatctcagggtc of Mustela nigripes isolate SB6536 chromosome 1, MUSNIG.SB6536, whole genome shotgun sequence contains these proteins:
- the MRFAP1 gene encoding MORF4 family-associated protein 1, producing the protein MRPLDIVELAEPEEVEVLEPEEDFEQFLLPVINEMREDIAALTREHGRAYLRNRSKLWEMDNMLIQIKTQVEASEESALNHLQNPGDGVDGRAAKRCEKAEEKAKEIAKMAEMLVELVRRIERSESS